CGCGCGGGCGGTTCGGCGAGCCGGGTCGCCGACGACCTGTTCTGCCACCGCAACACGGTGCAGAACCGGCTGCGGCGGCTGGAGGAGCTGACCGGCCGTTCGCTGGCGGTGCCGGCGGACGTGATCGATCTCGGGCTGGCGGTCCAGGCGTTCCGGCAGTTCGGGGACGAGTCGCCGGGTCGCGCCGGCTGACGCGGGGCGCGGCGGCGCGGTCTGGTGGCGGGACGGACGCCCCCGTACAGTGGGTTGGATCATCAAACTCACTTGGGAGGTGGGCCGATGACGGTTCCTGCGATCGTCGCGCCCGGTGCGCTGCTGCGTTCTCCGGCGGACGGGCCGGTGGTGCCCGACGAGCGGCTGTTCGGCTTCGGCGGCCTGCACGGCGGCCTGGCGCTGGCGCTGCTGACCTCGGCGATGCAGCGGCGGGCCGCCCCGGACGCGGTGCTGCGCGGGGCGTCCGCGCGGCTGCACCGCGCGCTCGCCGGGGAGTTCACCGTCGCGACGCGGGTGCTGCGGCCCGGCGGCGTCACGACCACGGCGGCGGAGGCCCGCACGGACGAGGGGGTGCACGTCGACGCGTCCGCGATCTTCGCCGGGCCGTACGCGGCGGGCGGCCCGGCGGTGGCGCCGCCCGCCCCCGCCGCGCCGCCGCCGCAGGACTGCGAGATCTTCCGCATCCCGCCGGAGTTCGTGCCCATCTCGGTGTTCTGGGAGATCCGCCCGGTGGGCCCGAACCGCCCGTACGCGGGATGCGCGGAACCGGAGCTGACCGCGTGGGT
The nucleotide sequence above comes from Actinomadura algeriensis. Encoded proteins:
- a CDS encoding acyl-CoA thioesterase domain-containing protein codes for the protein MTVPAIVAPGALLRSPADGPVVPDERLFGFGGLHGGLALALLTSAMQRRAAPDAVLRGASARLHRALAGEFTVATRVLRPGGVTTTAAEARTDEGVHVDASAIFAGPYAAGGPAVAPPAPAAPPPQDCEIFRIPPEFVPISVFWEIRPVGPNRPYAGCAEPELTAWVRLLEDDEAPDVHRLMLLMDALAPAYAAVLDDLRLVPTMEMSVRTGDGLATASSPWVLLRARTRSAGTSGWNEETIDAWDPRGAHLGSANQLRLLRTS